The following are from one region of the Leclercia sp. AS011 genome:
- the msrP gene encoding protein-methionine-sulfoxide reductase catalytic subunit MsrP: MKVKPLTEADITAESVFMLKRRQILKMLGIGAGALTLSPLAQADLLDWFKGNDRPKAPSGKPLTFTQPAQWQSTLAKTPEEKVTGYNNFYEFGLDKADPAANAGSLKTDPWTLKIDGEVAKPLTLDYNDLTTRFPLEERIYRMRCVEAWSMVVPWIGFPLHKLLAMVEPTSDAKYVAFQTLYDPDNMPGQKDRFIGGGLDYPYVEGLRIDEAMHPLTLLTVGVYGKALPPQNGAPIRLTVPWKYGFKGIKSIVSIKLTRERPPTTWNLAAPNEYGFYANVNPHVDHPRWSQATERFIGSGGALDVKRQPTLLFNGYADQVASLYRGLDLKEFF, encoded by the coding sequence ATGAAAGTGAAACCCCTGACGGAAGCCGATATCACCGCGGAATCCGTTTTTATGCTCAAGCGCCGCCAGATCCTGAAAATGCTGGGGATCGGTGCCGGGGCGCTGACGCTCTCGCCTCTTGCCCAGGCTGACCTGCTGGACTGGTTTAAGGGCAACGATCGTCCTAAAGCCCCCTCCGGGAAACCCCTGACCTTTACCCAGCCCGCCCAGTGGCAGAGCACGCTCGCCAAAACCCCCGAAGAGAAAGTCACAGGCTATAACAACTTCTACGAGTTCGGTCTGGATAAAGCCGATCCGGCGGCCAACGCCGGTAGCCTGAAGACCGATCCCTGGACGCTGAAAATTGACGGTGAGGTGGCGAAACCCCTGACCCTCGATTACAACGATTTGACTACCCGCTTCCCGCTGGAGGAGCGTATCTACCGTATGCGCTGCGTCGAGGCCTGGTCGATGGTGGTGCCGTGGATTGGTTTCCCGCTGCATAAGCTGCTGGCGATGGTAGAGCCCACCAGCGACGCGAAGTATGTCGCCTTCCAGACCCTTTATGACCCGGACAACATGCCCGGCCAGAAAGACCGCTTTATCGGGGGTGGGCTTGATTATCCGTACGTGGAGGGATTGCGTATTGACGAGGCCATGCACCCGCTGACGCTGCTCACCGTGGGCGTCTATGGTAAAGCCCTGCCGCCGCAAAACGGTGCGCCCATCCGCCTGACCGTGCCGTGGAAATATGGCTTTAAAGGCATCAAATCGATCGTCAGCATCAAGCTGACCCGCGAGCGCCCGCCCACCACCTGGAACCTTGCGGCTCCGAATGAGTACGGCTTCTACGCCAACGTGAACCCACACGTGGATCACCCCCGCTGGTCGCAGGCCACCGAGCGGTTTATTGGTTCGGGCGGCGCGCTGGACGTCAAACGTCAGCCGACGCTGCTGTTCAACGGCTATGCTGACCAGGTGGCGTCGCTCTATCGCGGCCTCGACTTAAAGGAGTTTTTCTAA